The following proteins are encoded in a genomic region of Cydia strobilella chromosome 19, ilCydStro3.1, whole genome shotgun sequence:
- the LOC134750392 gene encoding clathrin heavy chain isoform X1, with the protein MAQVLPIRFQEHLQLTNVGINPASISFNTLTMESDKFICVREKVGETAEVVIIDMADPTNPIRRPISADSAIMNPASKVIALKGKAGVEAQKTLQIFNIEMKSKMKAHTMTEDVVFWKWISLNTLALVTKMSVYHWSMEGDSTPVKMFDRHSSLADCQIINYRTDPKQQWLLLVGISAQQNRVVGAMQLYSVERKCSQPIEGHAASFATFKAEGNAEPSTLFCFAVRTAQGGKLHVIEVGQTPAGNQPFPKKAVDVFFPAEAQNDFPVAMQVSPKYDVIYLITKYGYIHMYDIETGTCIYMNRISSDTIFVTAPHEATGGIIGVNRKGQVLSVTVEEDSIVPYINTVLQNPELALRLAVRNNLAGAEELFVRKFNMLFTNAQYGEAAKVAAMAPRGILRTPQTIQRFQQVPTQPGQTSPLLQYFGILLDQAQLNKFESLELCKPVLLQGRKQLLEKWLKEEKLECSEELGDLVKQVDPTLALSVYLRANVASKVIQCFAETGQFQKIVLYAKKVGYTPDYIFLLRSVMRTNPEQGAGFAGMLVAEDPPLADINQIVDVFMEQNMVQQCTAFLLDALKNNRPEEGPLQTRLLEMNLMSAPQVADAILGNAMFTRYDRAHVAQLCEKAGLLQRALEHYTDLYDIKRAVVHTHLLSAEWLVTYFGSLSVEDSLECLKAMLQANIRQNLQICVQIATKYHEQLTTKALIELFESFKTYEGLFYFLGSIVNFSQDPEVHFKYIQAACKTGQIKEVERICRESNCYNAERVKNFLKEAKLPDQLPLIIVCDRFDFVHDLVLYLYRNSLQKYIEIYVQKVNPSRLPVVVGGLLDVDCTEDIIKNLILVVRGQFSTDELVAEVEKRNRLKLLLPWLETRVHEGCNEPATHNALAKIYIDSNNNPERFLKENQWYDSRVVGKYCEKRDPHLACVAYERGQCDRELIAVCNDNSLFKTQARYLVRRRDQELWLEVLAESNPYKRQLIDQVCTVCNNSLFKTQARYLVRRRDQELWLEVLAESNPYKRQLIDQVCTVCNNSLFKTQARYLVRRRDQELWLEVLAESNPYKRQLIDQVCTVCNNSLFKTQARYLVRRRDQELWLEVLAESNPYKRQLIDQVCTVCNNSLFKTQARYLVRRRDQELWLEVLAESNPYKRQLIDQVCTVCNNSLFKTQARYLVRRRDQELWLEVLAESNPYKRQLIDQVCTVCNNSLFKTQARYLVRRRDQELWLEVLAESNPYKRQLIDQVCTVCNNSLFKTQARYLVRRRDQELWLEVLAESNPYKRQLIDQVCTVCNNSLFKTQARYLVRRRDQELWLEVLAESNPYKRQLIDQVCTVCNNSLFKTQARYLVRRRDQELWLEVLAESNPYKRQLIDQVCTVCNNSLFKTQARYLVRRRDQELWLEVLAESNPYKRQLIDQVCTVCNNSLFKTQARYLVRRRDQELWLEVLAESNPYKRQLIDQVCTVCNNSLFKTQARYLVRRRDQELWLEVLAESNPYKRQLIDQVCTVCNNSLFKTQARYLVRRRDQELWLEVLAESNPYKRQLIDQVCTVCNNSLFKTQARYLVRRRDQELWLEVLAESNPYKRQLIDQVCTVCNNSLFKTQARYLVRRRDQELWLEVLAESNPYKRQLIDQVCTVCNNSLFKTQARYLVRRRDQELWLEVLAESNPYKRQLIDQVCTVCNNSLFKTQARYLVRRRDQELWLEVLAESNPYKRQLIDQVCTVCNNSLFKTQARYLVRRRDQELWLEVLAESNPYKRQLIDQVCTVCNNSLFKTQARYLVRRRDQELWLEVLAESNPYKRQLIDQVCTVCNNSLFKTQARYLVRRRDQELWLEVLAESNPYKRQLIDQVCTVCNNSLFKTQARYLVRRRDQELWLEVLAESNPYKRQLIDQVCTVCNNSLFKTQARYLVRRRDQELWLEVLAESNPYKRQLIDQVVQTALSETQDPEDISVTVKAFMTADLPNELIELLEKIVLDNSVFSDHRNLQNLLILTAIKADRTRVMEYINRLDNYDAPDIANIAINNELYEEAFAIFKKFDVNTSAIQVLIEQVKDLERANEFAERCNEPGVWSQLAKAQLQQGLVKEAIDSYIKADDPSAYMDVVATATQEQSWDDLVRYLQMARKKARESYIESELIYAYARTGRLADLEEFISGPNHADIQKIGDRCFDDKMYNAAKLLYNNVSNFARLAITLVHLKEFQGAVDSARKANSTRTWKEVCFACVDAGEFRLAQMCGLHIVVHADELEDLINYYQDRGHFDELISLLEAALGLERAHMGMFTELAILYSKYKPAKMREHLELFWSRVNIPKVLRAAEHAHLWSELVFLYDKYEEYDNAATTMMQHPTEAWREGHFKDIITKVANMELYYRAIQFYLDYKPLLLNDLLLVLAPRMDHTRAVSFFTKAGHLQLVKAYLRSVQSLNNKAVNEALNSLLIDEEDYQGLRTSIDAFDNFDTIALAQQLEKHELTEFRRIAAYLYKGNNRWKQSVELCKKDALYADAMEYAAESRQSDVAEELLDWFLQRDNYECFSACLYQCYDLLKPDVVIELAWRHNIMDFAMPFLIQTVRELTTKVEKLEEADAKRSTESAENDTKPAMMMEPQLMLTAGPSMAYPGVPAQASPYAYAAQAPSPAPYHGYGM; encoded by the exons GTATCTCCGCTCAGCAGAACCGCGTGGTAGGAGCCATGCAGCTCTACTCCGTAGAGCGCAAGTGCTCACAGCCTATCGAGGGTCACGCGGCCTCCTTCGCCACGTTCAAGGCCGAAGGCAACGCTGAACCGTCGACGCTGTTCTGCTTCGCCGTGCGGACCGCGCAGGGCGGCAAACTACATGTCATCG AGGTCGGCCAGACGCCGGCGGGCAACCAGCCGTTCCCCAAGAAGGCAGTGGACGTGTTCTTCCCCGCCGAAGCGCAGAACGACTTCCCCGTCGCCATGCAGGTCTCCCCCAAATATGACGTCATCTATCTCATCACCAAATACGG GTACATCCACATGTACGACATCGAAACCGGGACCTGTATCTACATGAACCGTATCTCCTCGGACACCATTTTCGTGACGGCTCCCCATGAGGCTACTGGCGGTATCAttg GCGTGAACCGCAAAGGCCAAGTCCTCTCTGTAACCGTAGAAGAGGACTCCATCGTGCCCTACATCAACACGGTCCTGCAGAACCCAGAGCTCGCCCTGCGGTTGGCCGTGCGCAACAACTTGGCTGGGGCTGAAGAGCTGTTCGTCAGGAAGTTCAACATGCTGTTCACCAATGCACAGTACGGCGAGGCCGCCAAG GTGGCAGCAATGGCGCCGCGAGGCATCCTTCGCACCCCGCAGACCATCCAGCGTTTCCAGCAAGTTCCAACCCAGCCAGGACAGACGTCCCCCTTACTCCAGTATTTCGGAATCCTGCTGGACCAGGCGCAGCTCAACAAGTTCGAGTCGCTCGAGCTGTGCAAACCGGTCTTGTTGCAAG GTCGCAAACAGCTGCTGGAAAAGTGGCTTAAGGAAGAAAAGCTAGAATGCTCAGAGGAGCTTGGAGATCTGGTGAAGCAGGTTGACCCCACGCTGGCTCTCTCAGTGTACCTGCGGGCCAATGTGGCCAGCAAGGTCATCCAGTGCTTCGCCGAGACCGGACAGTTCCAGAAGATTGTGCTGTATGCTAAGAAG GTCGGCTACACGCCCGACTACATATTCCTGCTGCGCTCCGTGATGCGCACCAACCCCGAGCAAGGCGCCGGCTTCGCGGGCATGCTGGTCGCCGAGGACCCGCCCCTGGCCGACATCAACCAGATCGTGGACGTGTTCATGGAGCAGAACATGGTGCAGCAGTGCACGGCGTTCCTGCTGGACGCGCTCAAGAACAACCGGCCCGAGGAGGGGCCGCTGCAGACCAG GCTGCTAGAGATGAACCTGATGTCAGCTCCCCAAGTGGCGGACGCGATCCTCGGCAACGCCATGTTCACGCGCTACGACCGCGCGCACGTGGCGCAGCTGTGCGAGAAGGCCGGCCTGCTGCAGCGCGCGCTCGAGCACTACACCGACCTGTACGACATCAAGCGGGCCGTG GTTCACACCCACCTGCTCTCAGCCGAATGGCTGGTCACCTACTTTGGCAGCCTGTCCGTCGAGGATTCCCTCGAGTGCCTCAAGGCCATGTTACAAGCCAACATCCGCCAGAACCTGCAGATCTGCGTGCAAATCGCCACCAAGTACCACGAACAGCTAACAACGAAGGCGCTCATTGAGCTGTTTGAGAGCTTCAAGACTTACGAGGGCCTTTTCTACTTCCTGGGCTCCattgtcaactttagccaggaCCCGGAAGTCCACTTCAAGTATATTCAG GCCGCCTGCAAGACCGGTCAAATCAAGGAGGTGGAACGCATCTGCCGCGAGTCCAACTGCTACAACGCGGAGCGCGTCAAGAACTTCCTCAAAGAAGCCAAGCTGCCCGACCAGCTGCCGCTCATCATCGTCTGCGACCGCTTCGACTTCGTGCACGACCTCGTGCTGTACCTGTACAGGAACAGCCTGCAGAAGTACATCGAGATCTACGTGCAGAAG GTGAACCCGTCGCGTCTACCTGTTGTGGTGGGCGGTCTGCTGGACGTGGACTGCACCGAGGACATCATCAAGAACCTCATTCTGGTGGTGCGCGGACAGTTCTCCACTGACGAGCTCGTGGCCGAGGTGGAGAAGAGGAACAG ACTGAAGCTGCTACTGCCGTGGCTAGAAACCCGCGTGCACGAGGGCTGCAACGAGCCCGCCACGCACAACGCGCTCGCCAAGATCTACATAGACTCCAACAACAACCCCGAGCGGTTCCTCAAGGAGAACCAATG GTACGACTCCCGCGTAGTCGGCAAGTACTGCGAGAAGCGCGATCCCCACCTCGCCTGCGTCGCTTACGAACGCGGGCAGTGCGACAGAGAGCTGATCGCCGTGTGCAACGACAACTCGCTGTTCAAGACGCAGGCGCGCTACCTCGTGCGCCGCCGCGACCAGGAGCTGTGGCTCGAGGTGCTCGCCGAGTCCAACCCCTACAAGCGGCAGCTCATCGACCAGGTATGTACTGTCTGCAACAACTCGCTGTTCAAGACGCAGGCGCGCTACCTCGTGCGCCGCCGCGACCAGGAGCTGTGGCTCGAGGTGCTCGCCGAGTCCAACCCCTACAAGCGGCAGCTCATCGACCAGGTATGTACTGTCTGCAACAACTCGCTGTTCAAGACGCAGGCGCGCTACCTCGTGCGCCGCCGCGACCAGGAGCTGTGGCTCGAGGTGCTCGCCGAGTCCAACCCCTACAAGCGGCAGCTCATCGACCAGGTATGTACTGTCTGCAACAACTCGCTGTTCAAGACGCAGGCGCGCTACCTCGTGCGCCGCCGCGACCAGGAGCTGTGGCTCGAGGTGCTCGCCGAGTCCAACCCCTACAAGCGGCAGCTCATCGACCAGGTATGTACTGTCTGCAACAACTCGCTGTTCAAGACGCAGGCGCGCTACCTCGTGCGCCGCCGCGACCAGGAGCTGTGGCTCGAGGTGCTCGCCGAGTCCAACCCCTACAAGCGGCAGCTCATCGACCAGGTATGTACTGTCTGCAACAACTCGCTGTTCAAGACGCAGGCGCGCTACCTCGTGCGCCGCCGCGACCAGGAGCTGTGGCTCGAGGTGCTCGCCGAGTCCAACCCCTACAAGCGGCAGCTCATCGACCAGGTATGTACTGTCTGCAACAACTCGCTGTTCAAGACGCAGGCGCGCTACCTCGTGCGCCGCCGCGACCAGGAGCTGTGGCTCGAGGTGCTCGCCGAGTCCAACCCCTACAAGCGGCAGCTCATCGACCAGGTATGTACTGTCTGCAACAACTCGCTGTTCAAGACGCAGGCGCGCTACCTCGTGCGCCGCCGCGACCAGGAGCTGTGGCTCGAGGTGCTCGCCGAGTCCAACCCCTACAAGCGGCAGCTCATCGACCAGGTATGTACTGTCTGCAACAACTCGCTGTTCAAGACGCAGGCGCGCTACCTCGTGCGCCGCCGCGACCAGGAGCTGTGGCTCGAGGTGCTCGCCGAGTCCAACCCCTACAAGCGGCAGCTCATCGACCAGGTATGTACTGTCTGCAACAACTCGCTGTTCAAGACGCAGGCGCGCTACCTCGTGCGCCGCCGCGACCAGGAGCTGTGGCTCGAGGTGCTCGCCGAGTCCAACCCCTACAAGCGGCAGCTCATCGACCAGGTATGTACTGTCTGCAACAACTCGCTGTTCAAGACGCAGGCGCGCTACCTCGTGCGCCGCCGCGACCAGGAGCTGTGGCTCGAGGTGCTCGCCGAGTCCAACCCCTACAAGCGGCAGCTCATCGACCAGGTATGTACTGTCTGCAACAACTCGCTGTTCAAGACGCAGGCGCGCTACCTCGTGCGCCGCCGCGACCAGGAGCTGTGGCTCGAGGTGCTCGCCGAGTCCAACCCCTACAAGCGGCAGCTCATCGACCAGGTATGTACTGTCTGCAACAACTCGCTGTTCAAGACGCAGGCGCGCTACCTCGTGCGCCGCCGCGACCAGGAGCTGTGGCTCGAGGTGCTCGCCGAGTCCAACCCCTACAAGCGGCAGCTCATCGACCAGGTATGTACTGTCTGCAACAACTCGCTGTTCAAGACGCAGGCGCGCTACCTCGTGCGCCGCCGCGACCAGGAGCTGTGGCTCGAGGTGCTCGCCGAGTCCAACCCCTACAAGCGGCAGCTCATCGACCAGGTATGTACTGTCTGCAACAACTCGCTGTTCAAGACGCAGGCGCGCTACCTCGTGCGCCGCCGCGACCAGGAGCTGTGGCTCGAGGTGCTCGCCGAGTCCAACCCCTACAAGCGGCAGCTCATCGACCAGGTATGTACTGTCTGCAACAACTCGCTGTTCAAGACGCAGGCGCGCTACCTCGTGCGCCGCCGCGACCAGGAGCTGTGGCTCGAGGTGCTCGCCGAGTCCAACCCCTACAAGCGGCAGCTCATCGACCAGGTATGTACTGTCTGCAACAACTCGCTGTTCAAGACGCAGGCGCGCTACCTCGTGCGCCGCCGCGACCAGGAGCTGTGGCTCGAGGTGCTCGCCGAGTCCAACCCCTACAAGCGGCAGCTCATCGACCAGGTATGTACTGTCTGCAACAACTCGCTGTTCAAGACGCAGGCGCGCTACCTCGTGCGCCGCCGCGACCAGGAGCTGTGGCTCGAGGTGCTCGCCGAGTCCAACCCCTACAAGCGGCAGCTCATCGACCAGGTATGTACTGTCTGCAACAACTCGCTGTTCAAGACGCAGGCGCGCTACCTCGTGCGCCGCCGCGACCAGGAGCTGTGGCTCGAGGTGCTCGCCGAGTCCAACCCCTACAAGCGGCAGCTCATCGACCAGGTATGTACTGTCTGCAACAACTCGCTGTTCAAGACGCAGGCGCGCTACCTCGTGCGCCGCCGCGACCAGGAGCTGTGGCTCGAGGTGCTCGCCGAGTCCAACCCCTACAAGCGGCAGCTCATCGACCAGGTATGTACTGTCTGCAACAACTCGCTGTTCAAGACGCAGGCGCGCTACCTCGTGCGCCGCCGCGACCAGGAGCTGTGGCTCGAGGTGCTCGCCGAGTCCAACCCCTACAAGCGGCAGCTCATCGACCAGGTATGTACTGTCTGCAACAACTCGCTGTTCAAGACGCAGGCGCGCTACCTCGTGCGCCGCCGCGACCAGGAGCTGTGGCTCGAGGTGCTCGCCGAGTCCAACCCCTACAAGCGGCAGCTCATCGACCAGGTATGTACTGTCTGCAACAACTCGCTGTTCAAGACGCAGGCGCGCTACCTCGTGCGCCGCCGCGACCAGGAGCTGTGGCTCGAGGTGCTCGCCGAGTCCAACCCCTACAAGCGGCAGCTCATCGACCAG GTTGTCCAAACAGCTCTCTCAGAAACGCAAGACCCAGAAGACATCTCAGTGACAGTAAAAGCTTTCATGACCGCCGATCTGCCCAATGAGCTCATAGAACTGCTCGAGAAGATCGTGCTCGACAACTCCGTGTTCTCCGACCATAGGAACCTGCAGAACTTGCTTATCCTGACAG CAATAAAGGCGGACCGCACTCGCGTGATGGAGTACATCAACCGCCTGGACAACTACGACGCGCCCGACATCGCCAACATCGCCATCAACAACGAGCTCTACGAGGAGGCGTTCGCTATCTTCAAGAAGTTTGACGTTAACACCTCTGCTATCCAG GTGTTAATAGAACAAGTGAAGGACCTGGAGCGCGCGAACGAATTCGCCGAGCGCTGCAACGAGCCCGGCGTGTGGTCGCAGCTCGCCAAGGCCCAACTCCAACAGGGGCTGGTGAAGGAGGCCATCGACTCGTACATCAAGGCCGACGACCCCTCCGCCTACATGGACGTGGTCGCCACCGCCACACAGGAGCAGTCGTGGGACGACCTCGTCAGATACTTACAG ATGGCCCGCAAGAAGGCGCGCGAATCCTACATCGAATCGGAACTGATCTACGCATACGCCCGCACCGGCCGCCTCGCCGACCTCGAGGAGTTCATCTCCGGCCCCAACCACGCCGACATACAGAAGATCGGCGACCGCTGCTTCGACGACAAGATGTACAACGCAGCGAAGTTGCTGTATAACAACGTCAGCAACTTCGCCCGCCTCGCCATCACGCTCGTGCACCTCAAGGAGTTCCAGG GCGCGGTGGACAGCGCACGCAAGGCCAACTCCACCCGCACGTGGAAGGAGGTGTGCTTCGCGTGCGTGGACGCGGGCGAGTTCAGGCTGGCGCAGATGTGCGGCCTGCACATCGTCGTGCACGCCGACGAGCTCGAGGACCTCATCAACTACTACCAG GACCGGGGCCACTTCGACGAGCTGATCAGCCTGCTAGAAGCGGCACTCGGATTGGAGCGCGCACACATGGGCATGTTCACGGAACTTGCTATTCTTTACTCCAAGTACAAGCCCGCCAAGATGCGAGAGCACCTAGAGCTCTTCTGGTCCAGGGTTAACATCCCCAAG GTTCTGCGTGCAGCCGAGCACGCGCACCTGTGGTCGGAGCTGGTGTTCCTGTACGACAAGTACGAGGAGTACGACAACGCCGCCACCACCATGATGCAGCACCCCACCGAGGCCTGGCGCGAGGGACACTTCAAGGACATCATCACTAAA GTCGCAAACATGGAGCTATACTACCGCGCGATCCAATTCTACCTGGACTACAAACCTCTCCTCCTCAACGACCTGCTACTGGTGCTGGCGCCGCGCATGGACCACACTCGCGCCGTGAGCTTCTTCACCAAGGCCGGCCACCTGCAGCTGGTGAAGGCCTACCTGCGCTCCGTGCAGAGCCTCAACAATAAGGCCGTCAACGAGGCGCTCAACTCGCTGCTCATCGACGAGGAGGACTACCAG GGACTACGGACATCGATAGACGCGTTCGACAATTTCGACACAATCGCGCTCGCGCAGCAATTGGAGAAACACGAGCTCACAGAGTTCAGAAGAATCGCGGCGTACCTGTACAAAG GAAACAACCGGTGGAAGCAATCAGTGGAGCTGTGCAAGAAGGACGCCCTGTACGCGGACGCCATGGAGTACGCCGCCGAGTCGCGCCAGTCCGACGTGGCCGAGGAGCTGCTCGACTGGTTCCTGCAGCGCGACAACTACGAGTGCTTCTCCGCCTGCCTCTACCAG tgTTACGACCTATTGAAACCCGACGTTGTCATCGAGCTGGCGTGGAGGCATAACATCATGGACTTCGCCATGCCATTCCTTATTCAG ACTGTCCGGGAATTGACGACGAAAGTAGAGAAGCTCGAAGAAGCGGACGCGAAACGCAGCACCGAGAGCGCCGAGAACGACACCAAGCCCGCCATGATGATGGAGCCGCAGCTCATGCTCACCGCCG GCCCGTCCATGGCGTACCCCGGCGTGCCGGCGCAGGCGTCGCCCTACGCGTACGCCGCGCAGGCGCCCTCGCCCGCGCCCTACCACGGCTACGGCATGTAG